The following coding sequences are from one Lolium rigidum isolate FL_2022 chromosome 6, APGP_CSIRO_Lrig_0.1, whole genome shotgun sequence window:
- the LOC124668012 gene encoding aspartic proteinase NANA, chloroplast-like produces the protein MAGRRLFLLLAVAAAAFLEGASGARASKSAQFDLFRLGSSSLAQQAFHDRYRLSTIAARLRLSERRRTRETAAGSRAAAFAMPLGSGAYTGIGQYFVRFRVGTPAQPFLLVADTGSDLTWVKCSNSSSSSAAAGTGTGRAFRPERSRTWAPISCASDTCVKSLPFSLATCPTPGTACAYDYRYKDGSAALGTVGTESATIALSGPAAAPSKAKLKGLVLGCSTSYSGPSFDASDGVLSLGYSDISFASHAASRFAGRFSYCLVDHLAPRNATSYLTFGPNPAVSSRTSSSSCPRAAKPRARETPLVLDARMRPFYDVSIKAISVNGEFLKIPRAVWDVDAGGGVILDSGTSLTVLAKPAYRAVVAALDKKLAALPRVIMDPFEYCYNWTSPSTGRDADVDLPKLAVHFAGSARLEPPGKSYVIDAAPGVKCIGVQEGPWPGISVIGNILQQEHLWEFDLKNRRLRFKRSRCTH, from the exons ATGGCGGGTCGCCGCCTGTTTCTTCTCCTCGCGGTCGCGGCGGCCGCCTTCTTGGAAGGCGCAAGCGGCGCCCGCGCGAGCAAGTCGGCGCAGTTCGACCTGTTCCGCCTCGGGTCGAGCTCCCTCGCCCAGCAGGCGTTCCACGACCGGTACCGGCTGTCCACCATCGCCGCGCGCCTGCGGCTATCGGAGCGGCGGCGCACGCGCGAGACGGCGGCGGGGTCGCGGGCGGCGGCGTTCGCGATGCCGCTGGGGTCGGGCGCGTACACGGGCATCGGGCAGTACTTCGTGCGGTTCCGCGTGGGCACGCCCGCGCAGCCGTTCCTGCTGGTGGCCGACACAGGCAGCGACCTCACCTGGGTCAAGTGCagcaactcctcctcctcgtcggcggcggcggggacggggACGGGGCGCGCGTTCCGGCCGGAGAGGTCGAGGACGTGGGCGCCCATCTCGTGCGCGTCGGACACCTGCGTCAAGTCCCTCCCCTTCTCCCTCGCCACCTGCCCCACGCCCGGCACCGCCTGCGCCTACGACTACCG GTACAAGGACGGTTCGGCGGCGCTGGGCACGGTGGGCACGGAGTCGGCGACGATCGCGCTgtcggggccggcggcggcgccgagcaaggccaagctcaagggcCTCGtgctgggctgctccacctcctacAGCGGGCCCAGCTTCGACGCCTCCGACGGCGTCCTCAGCCTCGGCTACAGCGACATCTCCTTTGCCTCCCACGCCGCCTCCCGCTTCGCCGGCCGCTTCTCCTACTGCCTCGTCGACCACCTCGCACCGCGCAACGCCACCAGCTACCTCACATTCGGACCCAACCCCGCCGTCTCCTcccgcacctcctcctcctcatgccCCCGCGCTGCCAAGCCACGCGCGCGGGAGACGCCGCTGGTGCTCGACGCCCGGATGCGACCCTTCTACGACGTCTCCATCAAGGCCATCTCCGTCAACGGCGAGTTCCTCAAAATCCCGCGCGCCGTCTGGGACGTCGACGCGGGCGGCGGCGTCATCCTCGACTCCGGCACCAGCCTCACCGTCCTCGCGAAACCCGCCTACCGCGCCGTGGTGGCCGCGCTGGACAAGAAACTCGCTGCCCTGCCGAGGGTCATCATGGACCCCTTCGAGTACTGCTACAACTGGACCTCGCCCTCCACGGGCAGGGACGCTGACGTGGACCTGCCGAAGCTCGCCGTGCACTTCGCCGGCTCCGCCCGGCTGGAGCCCCCGGGGAAGAGCTACGTGATCGACGCCGCGCCAGGGGTGAAGTGCATCGGCGTGCAGGAGGGGCCCTGGCCCGGGATCTCCGTCATCGGCAACATCCTGCAGCAGGAGCACCTCTGGGAATTCGACCTCAAGAACCGGCGGCTCCGGTTCAAACGATCGCGGTGCACGCACTGA